Proteins encoded together in one Candidatus Xianfuyuplasma coldseepsis window:
- a CDS encoding glucose-1-phosphate adenylyltransferase family protein, which produces MKKRVIAMVLVGGRGSRLENITKKTAKPAVAFAGKYKLIDFVLSNLSNSNIDTAGIITQYEPHELMSYIGHGSTWDLDINDGGISFLTPYTSMDGDLWQKGTAHAIKQHFRYIDQYQADYVLILSGDHIYKMNYTQMIEDHIAVDADVTIGAFHASKNASRFGIITATNDGWVTNFEEKPDHPKSNLASMGIYVFKREVLRQLLAENEQENVDFGHDIIPLAIHKNKRIHVYRFNGYFRDVGTINSLFKANMELIDNPQLLKLHEYVDSPVYTKSSNLPPHHIGKQSIIHNTLISDGCLILGDIYHSVLSSSIVVEDGALIRDCIIYEHVHIGTGSVLKNVIILDHTRIPPYTRIECDKVKVIDEDYLKQEGYQHE; this is translated from the coding sequence ATGAAAAAACGTGTCATTGCCATGGTCCTTGTTGGGGGTCGTGGAAGTCGATTGGAAAACATCACAAAGAAAACCGCAAAACCAGCGGTTGCTTTTGCTGGGAAATACAAACTGATTGATTTTGTATTGAGTAATTTATCCAATTCGAACATTGACACAGCCGGTATTATTACCCAATATGAACCCCATGAATTAATGAGCTATATCGGCCATGGTAGTACATGGGACTTGGATATTAATGATGGTGGAATCAGCTTTTTGACGCCGTACACAAGTATGGATGGAGACTTATGGCAAAAAGGGACGGCCCATGCGATCAAACAACATTTTCGCTACATTGATCAATACCAAGCGGATTATGTCCTTATCCTCAGTGGAGATCATATATACAAAATGAACTATACACAGATGATTGAGGATCACATTGCCGTAGATGCTGATGTCACCATTGGTGCATTTCACGCATCGAAAAATGCATCGCGATTTGGCATTATCACGGCGACAAATGATGGATGGGTGACGAATTTCGAAGAAAAACCAGATCATCCGAAATCGAATCTAGCATCGATGGGAATCTATGTCTTTAAACGTGAAGTGTTGCGTCAACTATTAGCGGAAAATGAGCAGGAGAATGTTGATTTTGGACACGATATCATTCCCCTTGCCATACACAAGAACAAACGGATTCATGTCTATCGTTTTAACGGGTATTTCCGTGATGTTGGAACCATCAACAGTCTATTCAAGGCCAATATGGAATTGATTGATAATCCGCAACTATTAAAACTACATGAATACGTTGATTCACCTGTATATACAAAGTCCTCAAACTTACCGCCACATCATATCGGCAAACAATCCATCATCCACAATACACTCATCAGTGATGGATGCCTGATTCTTGGTGATATCTATCACAGTGTATTATCCAGTTCGATCGTTGTTGAAGATGGGGCGTTAATACGTGATTGCATTATTTATGAACACGTTCATATTGGAACGGGAAGTGTACTAAAAAATGTCATCATATTGGATCATACGAGAATTCCTCCATACACAAGAATTGAATGTGACAAGGTCAAGGTAATCGATGAAGATTACCTAAAACAGGAGGGGTACCAACATGAATAA
- the glgB gene encoding 1,4-alpha-glucan branching protein GlgB — protein MLKDDLYFFNQGQLYDAYRIFGAHLKKDKKGTILGTEFTVWAPHAKEVSVLGEFNGFQAWVHNLSKVDDVGIWSLFIDSAKEWHQYKYEIKTWDGRTLYKVDPYGYFSAERPEQMSKIYDLDGYYWNDGEYMNHRNNEAPYDHQMSIYECHLGTWMTKPDGSYHKYNEVVDLLIPYLLDNGFTHLELMPVIEHPLDQSWGYQGVGYYSATARYGVPKDFMYLVDRCHQHGIKVILDWVPGHINRDEHGLYMFDGEPLYEYSEEWKRENVVWGTANLDLGRGEVQSFLISNALFWMKYFHVDGFRIDAVSNIIYFLGDSRNGENHGALTFLRNLSTQIFQEFPNALLIAEDSTAYPKVTHPVDQGGLGFNYKWNMGWMNDTLEYFEKDPIYRKYHHNNITFGLSYAFSENYVLPLSHDEVVHGKKSLVNKMPGDYWQKFANYRVLMGMFFTHPGKTLLFMGGEFAQMHEWKDYEELDWHLLQYPLHRAAQRFVHDMNRVVKYHKPLYELDHQPMGFAWIDASNSDQSIFSFVRYAKDSNDFVCVIINMTPLVHHNFRIGVPQAGSFAEVINSDKDIYGGSNIYNGDTMFTEDIPMHGFEQSLQMVVAPLSVTILKREE, from the coding sequence ATGTTAAAAGACGACTTATACTTCTTTAATCAAGGACAACTATACGATGCCTATCGCATTTTTGGTGCGCATTTGAAAAAAGATAAAAAAGGGACTATCCTCGGTACCGAGTTTACCGTATGGGCACCCCATGCGAAAGAAGTATCGGTACTTGGTGAATTTAATGGATTCCAAGCTTGGGTTCACAACTTAAGCAAAGTCGATGATGTCGGTATTTGGAGCTTGTTTATCGATAGTGCAAAGGAATGGCATCAATACAAGTATGAAATTAAGACATGGGATGGACGCACTTTATACAAAGTTGATCCCTATGGATATTTTAGTGCAGAACGACCGGAGCAAATGTCCAAAATCTATGATCTGGATGGGTATTATTGGAACGATGGTGAGTATATGAATCATCGCAATAATGAAGCTCCCTATGATCATCAAATGAGCATATACGAGTGCCATCTTGGTACGTGGATGACAAAACCAGATGGCAGTTATCATAAATACAATGAAGTCGTTGATTTATTGATACCATATCTTCTCGATAACGGGTTTACGCATCTGGAACTCATGCCGGTAATCGAGCATCCTCTTGATCAATCATGGGGATACCAAGGTGTTGGATACTACAGTGCAACCGCACGGTATGGTGTGCCAAAGGATTTTATGTATTTAGTCGATCGATGTCATCAACATGGTATTAAAGTCATTTTGGACTGGGTCCCAGGACACATCAACCGTGATGAACACGGACTGTATATGTTTGATGGTGAACCACTTTATGAATACAGTGAAGAGTGGAAGCGGGAAAATGTCGTTTGGGGAACAGCCAATCTTGATCTAGGGCGAGGTGAAGTACAAAGTTTCTTGATAAGTAACGCCTTGTTTTGGATGAAATACTTCCATGTCGATGGATTTCGGATTGATGCCGTGAGCAATATCATCTATTTTCTTGGCGATTCAAGAAATGGGGAAAACCATGGCGCATTGACTTTTTTACGGAACCTGTCAACCCAGATTTTTCAAGAGTTTCCCAATGCGTTATTAATTGCTGAGGACTCCACTGCATATCCCAAAGTAACGCATCCTGTCGATCAGGGTGGTTTGGGATTCAACTACAAATGGAATATGGGTTGGATGAACGATACATTGGAATACTTTGAAAAAGATCCGATTTACCGAAAATACCATCACAATAATATTACGTTTGGTTTAAGCTATGCGTTCAGTGAAAACTACGTGTTACCACTATCCCATGACGAAGTCGTCCATGGAAAGAAATCATTGGTGAATAAGATGCCTGGGGATTACTGGCAAAAATTTGCCAACTATCGAGTGTTGATGGGGATGTTCTTTACCCATCCTGGTAAGACCTTACTCTTCATGGGTGGTGAGTTTGCCCAAATGCATGAATGGAAAGATTATGAGGAGTTGGACTGGCATTTATTGCAATACCCATTGCATCGAGCAGCACAGCGATTCGTACATGATATGAACCGCGTTGTAAAATATCACAAACCGCTTTATGAGCTCGATCATCAACCTATGGGATTTGCGTGGATTGATGCCTCGAACTCGGATCAAAGCATCTTTAGCTTTGTTCGTTACGCCAAAGATTCAAATGATTTTGTATGTGTCATTATCAATATGACACCACTAGTCCATCACAATTTCCGTATCGGTGTACCGCAAGCAGGATCCTTTGCGGAAGTTATCAACAGTGATAAAGATATTTATGGTGGTAGTAATATCTATAACGGAGACACCATGTTTACCGAAGATATCCCCATGCATGGATTTGAACAATCCTTGCAAATGGTGGTCGCTCCATTATCCGTTACGATCTTAAAACGGGAGGAATAA
- a CDS encoding RecX family transcriptional regulator encodes MIKITNITSAKQEQAVLEVQENQVTHHHVVSMHFIYTHHLEIGQELPTAFYRQLVQENEYDQLYNKALHFISYQMRTISEVKKHLGKSTSDESVIQTIVDRLKKDHYINDATYVKEYVSEKLEYDIIGPIKIKEKLIQKGIHYDLIDSELQRYTETLEYAKMEDFIRKDIRYTIKKPYRKYIESLKRKAINRGFHLHVIDSAIVSFKDDILEQIDDRELLQKEYCFLRKTHDIDHYDDRQKLIQKLLRKGFNYDRIKELLEEESPC; translated from the coding sequence GTGATTAAAATCACCAACATCACCTCGGCCAAACAAGAACAAGCGGTGTTAGAGGTACAAGAGAACCAGGTGACACATCACCATGTTGTCTCGATGCATTTCATTTATACCCATCATCTTGAAATTGGACAAGAATTACCCACAGCGTTTTATCGTCAACTGGTTCAGGAGAATGAGTACGATCAACTCTACAACAAAGCGTTACATTTTATCTCCTACCAAATGCGAACCATCAGTGAAGTCAAAAAACATCTTGGTAAATCTACCAGCGATGAATCCGTGATTCAAACAATCGTTGATCGATTGAAAAAGGATCACTATATAAACGATGCAACCTACGTCAAAGAGTACGTATCCGAGAAGTTGGAATACGATATCATCGGCCCCATAAAAATCAAAGAAAAATTGATTCAAAAAGGGATTCACTACGATTTGATTGATTCCGAGTTACAACGGTATACCGAGACCCTTGAATATGCAAAAATGGAAGATTTTATTCGCAAAGATATTCGTTATACCATCAAAAAACCGTACCGAAAGTATATTGAATCACTAAAACGAAAAGCGATAAATCGTGGCTTTCATCTACATGTCATCGACAGCGCAATTGTATCGTTTAAGGATGATATCCTAGAACAAATCGATGATCGTGAACTACTTCAAAAAGAGTACTGCTTCCTACGAAAAACACATGATATTGATCACTATGATGATCGCCAAAAACTGATACAAAAATTATTACGCAAAGGATTTAATTACGACCGAATAAAGGAACTGCTTGAGGAGGAATCACCATGTTAA
- a CDS encoding S41 family peptidase has translation MMKRIVAVLAFIIAIGASFYVGQLTVDEGYTGPTELEDAVVLEVMDKLMEDHYSQPTEEELYQGMIDGMISSLEDPHTYYIDGEAYANFQAGFGESYVGIGVRVTMVNGLLIIEDVFPGSPAHDAGMQPNDIIAFVDGIDVRGDDMYNILAMILGDEGTTLTIGIVRAGEDEIITKELTRAVINNSSVVYTTYEENGQLIGYIQVNQFGDETTEKFADAIEALEAQNIDSMIIDLRNNGGGYLPTVTSMLQEFLVRDQYPMFYTEYYYNGTFYHDDYYGTRDEYKAYNIVTLVNGGSASASEVFASAMQEHGNYTLIGTTTYGKGTMQTNPIIQTTGSDRLHLSLGKWFTSDGNWVHFNGGTDGITPDIVVEQSVYETAYKMFLFDDETFVFDQVDERIENMQYILHVMGYVVRQDGYFDMATQTAIIDIQTNNGLTVNGIVDNDVLAILNDALDEFQDNPMDDSQLLAAIEYLVDHPDRD, from the coding sequence ATGATGAAACGAATTGTTGCCGTACTGGCCTTTATTATAGCGATAGGAGCAAGTTTTTATGTTGGACAATTAACCGTTGATGAAGGATATACTGGACCAACAGAACTAGAAGATGCAGTGGTTTTAGAAGTGATGGACAAGTTGATGGAAGACCACTATTCACAGCCAACCGAAGAAGAACTATACCAAGGGATGATTGATGGCATGATCTCATCGTTAGAAGATCCTCACACGTATTATATTGATGGTGAGGCCTATGCAAACTTTCAAGCTGGTTTTGGAGAATCCTATGTTGGCATTGGCGTTCGTGTCACTATGGTGAATGGATTACTCATCATTGAAGATGTATTCCCTGGAAGCCCAGCTCATGATGCCGGTATGCAACCGAACGATATTATTGCCTTTGTCGATGGAATTGATGTACGTGGAGACGATATGTACAACATCTTAGCTATGATTCTTGGTGATGAAGGAACAACTCTTACAATCGGAATTGTACGAGCAGGTGAAGATGAAATCATAACCAAAGAGTTAACCCGTGCTGTCATCAATAACAGCAGTGTTGTTTATACAACCTATGAAGAAAATGGACAGCTCATCGGATACATTCAAGTAAATCAATTTGGTGATGAAACCACAGAAAAGTTTGCCGATGCAATCGAAGCCTTAGAAGCCCAAAACATCGATAGCATGATCATTGATTTACGCAATAATGGTGGTGGGTACTTACCAACAGTAACAAGTATGCTCCAAGAATTTTTAGTACGTGATCAATACCCGATGTTCTATACCGAGTACTATTACAACGGTACGTTTTATCATGATGATTACTATGGAACAAGGGATGAATATAAAGCATACAATATTGTCACCCTTGTCAATGGTGGTAGTGCCAGTGCATCGGAAGTGTTTGCTTCGGCGATGCAAGAGCACGGAAACTATACATTGATTGGAACAACAACCTATGGCAAAGGAACAATGCAGACCAATCCGATCATTCAGACAACTGGAAGCGATCGACTCCACCTATCCTTAGGTAAATGGTTTACCAGTGATGGAAACTGGGTTCATTTCAACGGTGGTACCGATGGCATTACACCGGATATTGTCGTGGAACAATCGGTGTACGAGACCGCGTATAAAATGTTCTTGTTTGATGATGAAACCTTTGTCTTTGATCAAGTTGACGAGCGGATTGAAAACATGCAATACATCCTTCATGTAATGGGCTATGTTGTCCGTCAAGATGGGTATTTTGATATGGCGACGCAAACAGCCATTATCGACATTCAAACCAACAATGGGTTGACGGTGAATGGAATTGTGGACAATGATGTCTTGGCAATCTTGAATGATGCCCTTGATGAGTTTCAAGATAATCCAATGGATGACTCTCAGTTGTTAGCAGCCATTGAGTATTTGGTAGACCATCCCGACCGTGATTAA
- a CDS encoding YitT family protein: protein MKKHTPLRQITKVEQYSMISLGIILMAAGFHFFLIPLRLVAGGVTGLGIVLEHWFEWDVSIFVYILNGFLLILGLLVLGKRIFLRSIYGSILFPTVLLLLERFVPVVDLQGDYVIGTVFGGALVGIGFGLMLKYGGTSGGTDIPVKILNKKFNVPISTSVYLFDGIIVSIGILAFLNSNGLVVGLYALISIYISGRLADVVVVGSNSKKAMQIITNHPDEIKEAIFASVSRGVTVMNIKGGYTGHDKIMLVTVITRREYYLIRNIIASIDDEAFVYVTPATEIHGDFIESESDA from the coding sequence ATGAAAAAACACACCCCCTTACGACAGATAACAAAAGTCGAACAATATAGTATGATTAGCCTTGGGATTATTCTCATGGCAGCTGGATTTCATTTCTTTTTAATTCCACTGCGATTGGTCGCCGGTGGTGTCACCGGACTTGGGATTGTCCTTGAACATTGGTTTGAGTGGGATGTCTCGATTTTTGTCTATATCTTGAATGGGTTCTTGTTGATACTGGGACTACTAGTACTCGGAAAACGGATATTCTTACGCAGTATCTATGGTAGTATCTTGTTTCCCACGGTACTATTACTCTTGGAACGCTTTGTTCCAGTAGTCGATCTTCAAGGGGATTACGTCATCGGTACCGTGTTTGGTGGGGCGTTGGTCGGAATTGGATTTGGCCTCATGCTGAAATACGGTGGAACAAGTGGTGGAACGGATATTCCTGTAAAAATCTTGAACAAGAAATTCAATGTCCCGATTAGCACGAGTGTCTATCTATTTGACGGCATAATTGTCAGTATCGGGATTCTTGCCTTCTTGAATAGTAACGGTCTAGTTGTTGGACTTTACGCTTTGATATCAATTTATATCAGTGGTCGTCTAGCCGATGTCGTTGTTGTCGGAAGCAACTCGAAAAAAGCAATGCAAATTATTACCAATCATCCCGATGAAATCAAAGAAGCAATCTTTGCTTCGGTTTCACGCGGTGTTACTGTTATGAATATCAAAGGTGGGTATACTGGACATGATAAAATCATGCTGGTAACAGTCATCACGAGAAGAGAATATTATCTCATCCGTAATATCATTGCATCGATTGATGATGAAGCCTTTGTCTATGTAACCCCAGCTACGGAAATACATGGGGATTTTATCGAAAGTGAGAGTGATGCATAA
- the prfB gene encoding peptide chain release factor 2, with the protein MQINEVKPIFLEVSRLVEDITSMVSIDALKHEVDHLDRQTYDQDFWSDVAKANKTIKRLKGLKQRYDRLADFVSLFEDIEVLYEFIQSGESMLDEFEDQTVTLKKQAEELRIELLLNGENDGLDAILEIHPGAGGTESQDWASMLYRMYMRFAESNGFTFELLDYLAGEEAGIKRVTFAIRGTNSFGYLKAEHGVHRLVRISPFDSGGRRHTSFASVTVIPEIDDSVEVELLENELKIDTYRSSGAGGQSVNTTDSAVRVTHIPTGTVVTVQNERSQIKNRETALNILKGKLYMMELAKKQEELSSYRSDQANAFGSQIRSYVMHPYSMVKDHRTNEETGNVQKVMDGDVMPFIQAYLKHQVQED; encoded by the coding sequence ATGCAAATAAATGAAGTGAAACCGATATTTTTAGAAGTATCTCGATTGGTGGAAGACATTACATCAATGGTATCCATCGATGCTTTAAAGCACGAAGTAGATCATCTTGATCGTCAAACGTACGATCAGGATTTTTGGAGTGATGTTGCCAAAGCCAATAAGACCATCAAACGACTCAAAGGATTAAAACAACGATATGATCGATTAGCAGACTTTGTCAGCTTGTTTGAAGATATCGAAGTTCTCTACGAATTCATTCAGTCAGGAGAATCGATGCTTGATGAATTTGAAGATCAGACAGTAACTTTAAAAAAACAAGCTGAAGAACTACGGATTGAACTGTTGTTAAATGGTGAAAACGATGGCTTGGACGCCATCCTTGAGATTCATCCAGGTGCCGGTGGTACCGAAAGCCAAGATTGGGCGAGTATGCTCTATCGGATGTATATGCGATTTGCAGAAAGTAATGGATTTACCTTTGAATTGCTTGATTATTTAGCCGGTGAAGAAGCTGGAATTAAACGGGTAACATTCGCGATTCGTGGAACCAATAGTTTTGGGTATTTAAAAGCGGAACACGGGGTGCACCGATTGGTTCGCATCAGTCCATTTGATTCCGGTGGACGTCGTCACACGAGTTTTGCCAGCGTCACCGTTATTCCGGAAATTGATGATTCGGTTGAAGTGGAATTACTAGAGAATGAACTCAAAATTGATACGTATCGCAGCAGTGGTGCAGGAGGACAATCGGTGAATACAACCGATAGTGCCGTACGTGTGACACATATCCCGACGGGCACCGTTGTTACCGTTCAAAATGAACGGTCTCAAATCAAAAATCGAGAAACCGCCTTAAACATATTAAAAGGGAAATTATATATGATGGAGCTGGCAAAAAAACAAGAAGAATTGTCCAGTTATCGCAGCGATCAAGCCAATGCCTTTGGGTCTCAAATACGCAGTTATGTCATGCATCCCTATTCGATGGTGAAAGATCATCGTACCAACGAAGAAACGGGAAATGTTCAAAAAGTAATGGACGGCGATGTCATGCCGTTTATTCAAGCATATTTAAAACATCAAGTACAAGAGGATTAA
- the secA gene encoding preprotein translocase subunit SecA has protein sequence MIKRLFDPSRKDLKRYEKIAHQVFALEEDYKKLTDEQLQAKTSEFKERYQNGASLDSMLVEAFATVREASTRVLHMTPFFVQVMGACAIHEGNIAEMKTGEGKTLTSVMPAYLNAIPGLGVHIVTVNEYLASREAEGEIGELFEWLGLSVGLNIRDLTKEEKREAYNKDILYSTNNELGFDYLRDHMVIYKEQMVQRPLNYAIIDEIDSILIDEARTPLIISGGAKNTSSLYLQAQAFARNLSEEDYDIEIKTKNITLTENGISRAENYFSLDNLYDVNNVSILHSITNAIKANYTMDRDVDYVVQDNKVIIVDSFTGRLMHGRQFSEGLHQALEAKEGVEIKKETTTLATITFQNYFRMYTKLSGMTGTAKTEEEEFRNIYNMLVIEIPTNKPIVRDDANDLIFATMKAKYKAIAEEIKRRHTLGQPILVGTISIETSEYLSKLLKRRGIRHDVLNAKQHEREADIVENAGQQGSVTIATNMAGRGTDIKLGEGVVELGGLAVIGTERHESRRIDNQLRGRSGRQGDPGYTRFYLSAEDDLLRRFGGDTFKARLSMLTQTRGSDDESPIEMKFFSRIVERAQRQIEGNNFDRRKTVLQYDEVNRKQREVIYQQRRDILFHDDVNDIATGMIERTMTNLVYQYLQEESKTPLVNGDELYKVLLGRYFAPNVVSKSRLNDSPERVQEYVLELVNHEFTSRQEQMESAKFNEFLKAVILRVVDTYWVQHIDQMSELRQGIGLQSYAQMNPLREYQDTGFRMFNEMIESIERDVSRYVLRAQIRDNIQRVQIAKPTHTSSGKEETKRKPRTVSKVGRNDPCPCGSGKKYKHCHGK, from the coding sequence ATGATCAAACGATTATTTGATCCAAGTAGAAAAGATTTAAAGCGTTATGAAAAAATCGCACATCAAGTATTTGCCTTAGAAGAAGACTATAAAAAGCTTACAGATGAGCAGCTACAAGCAAAGACATCCGAGTTTAAAGAACGATATCAAAATGGTGCGTCATTGGACAGTATGTTGGTCGAAGCATTTGCGACAGTACGCGAAGCCTCTACACGAGTACTGCATATGACACCATTTTTCGTGCAAGTAATGGGTGCATGTGCCATTCACGAAGGAAACATTGCGGAAATGAAAACCGGTGAAGGGAAAACCTTAACCAGTGTTATGCCAGCCTATTTAAATGCGATACCTGGACTTGGCGTTCACATTGTTACCGTGAATGAATACTTAGCTTCTCGTGAAGCCGAAGGTGAAATCGGGGAACTCTTTGAATGGTTGGGACTCAGTGTTGGGTTAAACATTCGCGATTTAACCAAAGAGGAAAAACGCGAAGCCTACAACAAGGATATTTTGTACTCAACCAATAATGAACTCGGATTTGATTATTTACGTGATCATATGGTGATCTACAAAGAACAAATGGTCCAACGACCATTGAACTATGCGATTATTGATGAGATTGACTCGATCTTAATCGATGAAGCGCGAACCCCATTAATCATTAGTGGTGGAGCTAAAAATACCAGTAGTCTGTATTTGCAAGCGCAAGCGTTTGCCCGTAATCTGAGTGAAGAGGATTACGACATTGAAATTAAAACGAAAAACATTACATTAACCGAAAACGGAATCTCTCGTGCTGAAAACTACTTTAGCTTAGACAACTTATATGATGTCAATAATGTAAGTATTTTGCATAGTATTACAAATGCGATAAAAGCGAATTATACGATGGATCGCGATGTCGATTACGTTGTTCAAGATAACAAAGTAATCATCGTGGATAGTTTTACCGGACGGTTGATGCATGGTCGTCAGTTTAGTGAAGGATTGCACCAGGCATTGGAAGCAAAAGAAGGGGTTGAAATCAAAAAAGAAACCACAACCTTGGCAACCATAACCTTCCAAAACTACTTCCGGATGTACACGAAATTATCGGGGATGACCGGGACAGCAAAAACGGAGGAAGAAGAATTCCGCAATATCTACAATATGTTGGTTATCGAAATCCCAACCAATAAACCCATTGTTCGTGACGATGCCAATGATTTGATTTTTGCAACGATGAAAGCAAAATACAAAGCGATTGCGGAAGAGATTAAACGCCGTCATACACTAGGACAACCCATCTTGGTCGGGACGATTTCGATTGAGACATCAGAATACTTAAGCAAATTATTAAAACGACGCGGAATACGGCATGATGTATTGAACGCGAAACAACACGAACGTGAAGCGGATATCGTTGAGAATGCTGGGCAACAAGGATCGGTTACGATTGCAACCAACATGGCTGGTCGTGGGACCGACATCAAACTCGGTGAGGGTGTTGTTGAACTTGGTGGACTTGCTGTTATTGGAACCGAACGTCATGAATCACGACGGATAGATAATCAGTTGCGTGGACGTTCAGGACGGCAAGGAGATCCTGGTTACACACGATTCTACCTCAGCGCCGAAGACGATTTATTACGCCGTTTTGGTGGTGACACCTTCAAAGCAAGACTATCAATGCTCACCCAAACAAGGGGTAGTGATGATGAGTCACCGATTGAGATGAAGTTCTTTTCTCGTATCGTAGAACGAGCGCAACGTCAGATTGAAGGGAACAACTTCGATCGTCGGAAAACCGTTTTACAATATGATGAAGTGAATCGAAAACAACGGGAAGTTATTTATCAACAGCGCCGCGATATTCTGTTCCACGATGATGTCAATGACATTGCCACCGGCATGATTGAACGGACGATGACCAATCTCGTTTATCAGTATTTACAAGAAGAATCGAAGACACCACTCGTCAATGGTGATGAACTATATAAAGTATTACTAGGACGATATTTCGCACCAAATGTTGTATCGAAATCGCGTTTAAACGATTCCCCTGAACGTGTTCAGGAATATGTCCTTGAACTAGTGAATCATGAATTTACGTCACGTCAAGAGCAAATGGAATCGGCAAAATTTAACGAGTTCCTAAAAGCTGTCATTTTGCGCGTCGTCGATACCTACTGGGTTCAACATATCGATCAAATGAGTGAGTTGCGCCAAGGTATTGGATTGCAAAGTTACGCCCAGATGAATCCTTTACGTGAGTATCAAGATACCGGATTCCGGATGTTCAATGAAATGATTGAATCCATCGAAAGGGACGTATCTCGTTATGTTCTTCGTGCGCAAATCCGCGATAATATCCAGCGGGTTCAAATTGCGAAACCCACACATACCAGTAGTGGAAAAGAAGAAACCAAACGCAAACCGCGGACGGTTAGCAAAGTTGGACGAAACGATCCTTGTCCGTGTGGAAGCGGTAAGAAATACAAACACTGTCACGGTAAATAA
- the hpf gene encoding ribosome hibernation-promoting factor, HPF/YfiA family, whose amino-acid sequence MRVQVRGKNGFQVTRAIEQYAVDKLEKIERYFREELDAYVVCKVYNDHHKVEVTIPTKYYTMRAEVGNPDMYGAIDLTIDKLESQIRKHKAKITRSLQKRDGVKDIFHEDLDIEALERELVHQPVRTKLIELDELSDEEAITALEMLGHDFFVYKNDLTKQVHVVYLRNDGKYGIIQTQ is encoded by the coding sequence ATGAGAGTTCAAGTACGTGGTAAAAATGGATTTCAAGTCACAAGAGCAATTGAACAATACGCCGTGGATAAACTCGAAAAAATCGAACGGTACTTCCGCGAAGAATTGGATGCATATGTGGTTTGTAAAGTCTACAATGATCACCACAAGGTAGAAGTAACAATCCCTACTAAGTATTACACAATGCGTGCTGAAGTTGGGAATCCCGACATGTATGGCGCAATCGATTTAACAATCGATAAACTGGAATCACAGATTCGAAAACACAAGGCAAAAATTACGCGTAGTCTTCAGAAGAGAGATGGTGTAAAAGACATCTTCCATGAAGATTTAGACATCGAAGCATTGGAACGTGAACTTGTTCATCAACCGGTTCGAACGAAACTGATTGAGTTGGATGAACTGTCCGATGAAGAAGCTATTACAGCACTAGAAATGTTAGGCCATGATTTCTTTGTTTACAAGAACGATTTGACGAAACAAGTCCATGTTGTATATTTGCGAAACGATGGAAAATACGGTATTATACAAACCCAGTAA
- a CDS encoding PolC-type DNA polymerase III, with amino-acid sequence MSYVVFDIETTGLDTWNDRIIEIGAVKVEGGQVIEEFNMLINPGVPIPANVSAINNIYDNMVADAKLPGEVLYRFHEFIKDTEYLVGHNAKRFDYPFLQSEFDRHFVKFNPFVVKDTVWFARSKIKGLRSYSLAALCRIFNIKNEDAHRALSDVYATHYVYLELLKR; translated from the coding sequence ATGAGTTATGTAGTATTTGATATTGAGACCACTGGACTGGATACATGGAATGACCGAATTATTGAAATTGGAGCAGTAAAAGTAGAGGGTGGTCAAGTTATCGAAGAGTTTAACATGTTAATCAATCCAGGTGTGCCAATTCCCGCGAATGTATCCGCGATTAACAACATATATGACAACATGGTTGCCGATGCGAAATTGCCCGGAGAAGTCCTGTATCGCTTCCATGAATTTATTAAGGATACCGAGTATTTGGTAGGACATAATGCAAAGCGATTTGACTATCCATTTTTACAAAGTGAGTTTGATCGACACTTTGTAAAATTCAATCCATTTGTGGTGAAGGATACGGTCTGGTTTGCTCGAAGTAAAATCAAAGGATTACGCAGTTATTCACTCGCAGCTTTATGCCGAATCTTCAATATTAAAAACGAGGATGCGCACCGAGCATTAAGTGATGTGTATGCGACACACTACGTGTATTTAGAACTGTTAAAACGATAA